One region of Termitidicoccus mucosus genomic DNA includes:
- a CDS encoding YciI family protein yields the protein MFIISLNYIKSIPDVERLIPAHRKFLEHFYDSGHFLLSGRKEPRDGGIIIAQAETRSEIENIIREDPFWKEQMADYQITEFFPTMTAKSLLHLKV from the coding sequence ATGTTCATCATCTCACTCAACTACATCAAATCCATCCCGGACGTGGAACGGCTCATTCCAGCCCATCGCAAGTTTCTGGAGCATTTTTATGACTCCGGGCATTTTCTTCTCTCCGGGCGGAAAGAACCGCGCGATGGAGGGATTATTATTGCCCAAGCGGAGACCCGTTCGGAAATAGAAAATATAATAAGGGAAGATCCCTTTTGGAAGGAGCAGATGGCGGATTACCAAATAACAGAGTTTTTTCCGACCATGACAGCCAAGTCTCTTTTGCATCTTAAAGTATGA
- a CDS encoding IS110 family transposase, translated as MKKTQHYVGLDVHKDTIMIAVADGGREGEVRLYGQVSSDLHAVERALRKVGADGGELHVAYEAGPTGYVLYRRLRQLGIDCVVVAPSRTPVDKGNRRKTDRRDAQMLARLHRAGELTAVHVPEAVDEAIRDLTRARADAVRDLTRARQRLKSFLLRHGYRYSGKANWSEAHRRYLRELELPAPSLKAVLEEYLLAVTQCEERVSRLEQLLGLQAPLWRLYPAVEALMTIRGFQLVAAAVLVAELGDVRRFAHPRELMAFLGLVPRRRAPESRRLGSITKAGNAHARWILIETVQHAWLPPKVSAQLSKRQEGQPAARRELSWKIQVRLHKRAGT; from the coding sequence ATGAAAAAAACACAACACTATGTGGGCCTGGATGTCCACAAGGATACGATCATGATCGCGGTGGCCGACGGCGGCCGCGAGGGCGAGGTTCGCCTCTACGGACAGGTCAGCAGCGACCTGCACGCGGTGGAGCGTGCGTTGAGGAAGGTCGGAGCCGACGGCGGGGAGCTGCACGTGGCCTACGAGGCGGGGCCGACTGGCTACGTGCTCTACCGGCGGCTGCGGCAGTTGGGCATCGACTGCGTGGTGGTGGCGCCGTCGAGGACGCCGGTGGACAAGGGCAACCGCCGCAAGACCGACCGGCGCGACGCACAGATGCTGGCCCGGTTGCACCGGGCCGGGGAGCTGACCGCGGTGCACGTGCCGGAGGCGGTGGATGAGGCCATCCGGGATCTCACGCGAGCCCGGGCGGATGCGGTGCGGGACCTGACGCGCGCGCGACAGCGGCTCAAGTCGTTCCTGTTGCGACACGGCTACCGTTACTCGGGCAAGGCCAACTGGAGCGAGGCGCACCGCCGCTACCTGCGGGAGCTGGAGCTGCCGGCGCCCTCATTGAAGGCGGTGCTGGAGGAGTATCTGCTGGCGGTCACCCAGTGCGAGGAGCGGGTGTCGCGGCTCGAGCAGTTGCTGGGCTTGCAGGCGCCGTTGTGGCGGCTGTATCCGGCGGTGGAGGCGCTCATGACGATCCGGGGCTTCCAACTGGTGGCCGCGGCGGTGCTGGTGGCGGAGTTGGGAGACGTGAGGAGGTTCGCGCATCCACGCGAACTGATGGCGTTCCTCGGGCTGGTGCCCAGGAGGAGAGCACCGGAGAGCCGCAGGCTCGGCTCGATCACCAAGGCGGGCAACGCGCACGCCCGATGGATATTGATCGAGACGGTGCAGCACGCCTGGCTGCCGCCCAAAGTATCCGCGCAGCTGTCCAAACGGCAGGAAGGGCAGCCGGCGGCACGGCGGGAACTGTCGTGGAAGATCCAGGTCAGGCTGCACAAACGCGCCGGCACCTGA